From the genome of Frateuria soli:
AATCGGTGAGCAGTTCGGCCTGATGGATGGACATCGGGCTGGCGCCGACGATGCCGATGTGGCCTTGTCCGATCTCGTAGCCATGGCAGTACGGGCAATGGAAGACGGTCTTGCCCCAGCGTTCTGCAAGTCCGGCGACGGCAGGAAGGTGGTCGGTCACACCGGTGGCCAGCAGCATGCGGCGGCCTTGATGTGATCCGCCGTCAGGCGTCCTGACCGTGAATTCGTCCACTTGTCCAGTAACGGCTTCAACACGAGCTTCGAGCCAGGTCAAGGTTGGGTAGGCTTCAAGCTGGCGGCGGGCGTTCGCCGCGATCTCGCCGGCGGGCACGCCATCCTGGCCGAGAAAACCATGCGAATGGCTTGCGAAGCGGTTACGCCGCTCGCCTGCATCGATCACCAGCACGGACCTGCGCGCTCGTACAAGTTGCAGGGCTGCAGCCATTCCTGCATAGCTTCCGCCGACGATGACCACATCGTAGTGCATGTTCAATTCCTTTTGCGTCGCACTGCCGTATGCCGGCGCGCAAAGTCAGCGGCCAAATCGGCAAGGGTGATTTCCGAGAACCGGTTCAGCAGCAGCGCTTCGGCCTCGGCAAACGTACCTTCGAGCGCGGCATTCACCGCCTGTTCCACCAGGCACTCCGGTGTCTCGTTGCGATTACCGATGGCAAACATTGTCGGCTCGCCGAGTGCTTCGTGCAGCTGGCGCAGGGTGACGGTGCCGAGGTCGGCATGAATGCGCCATCCTCCCGCATGGCCTCGATCGGACGTGACGATGCCCGCTTCCCGCAGGTATCCCATGGTGCGCCGGACGACGACCGGATTGGTACCCAGGCATTGCGCCAGGGTTTCTGAAGTGACGGGGCCCTCCTGCTCGGCCATGTGCAGAAGGGCATGCAGGACGGAAGACAGACGGCTATCACGTTTCATGTAACTAATGATGTTTCATATTTCGATATATGTCAAGACCGACTTGGAATATGGACCCGGTCGAGCCGCCTAGACATTCAAGACGGTTGCTCACGCTTCACACCTGAGGCGCTGCGCGCCCGGCGCGTCACGAATGACGGTTCACGGGCGGACGAGCGCCCGATGGCGCTTGCGCCCGACGCGCCCTTCATCCCGACGGTTTATCTCTATGACGCCTTCCCCGGCGGCGTGGGCCTGAGCGCGCCGTTGTTCGAGCGGCGCGAGGACTTAGTCCGCTTGGCGTTGACGCTGGTCGAACGCGGTGACTGCATGGCGGGCTGCCCGGCCTGCGTGGGACCGATCCTGGCCGCGGACGAAGCCGCCACGGACACCCCCAAGCGCACGGCGCGCTACCGATCGCCGGCTAACTGCACCGCCAGGTGTGCGATGGCGGCATCGCTGCTCCTCCAGGACTCCGAACGCATGACGGACGGGGCGTCGCGTCCAAATCCACTCCGCGCAATTTGTCCGCGACGGCACCCAGGTTTTCGCCTGCCTTCAAAGAACGGGCGGCGTGCTCCACTGCAGGGCCTTCCGCTCGGAACGGTCGATTTCGATCGCGGCGCGCAGGAAGGTAAGCACCGAGTGCACCCTGCCCTGCTTCACCAGCTCCGCCGCGGTAAGCCCGTCCAGTACCGCGAGTGGCACGCTGCGGTACCAAGCCAAGGCTTCCACCGGATCGGGTTCCAGCGCCGCGGCCAATCGCAGCACGGCGAGGGTCTCCCTCTGTGCGTCGTCCACCGTCGACGGAGCGCGTCGCTGCTGGGTTGCCGGCTGCGATTTCGCTGCCAGCCAGACCACTGATGCTGATCGCATGGCACACCTCCTGCGAATCGCTTCGCGGCTATGTTGGTGGGTACGCACGAAAGCGAATCCTGGATGCATGCCACTCGTAGCCCGGCAGCGCCCGAAATTACTCAAGTGGGCAACTTTCGAAAGGCGATGGCCAAGCGATTCCAGCCGTTGATCGCGACGATCAGCAGCCCCGTGAGCTACTCCAGGGAGAAACGGCCGCACACGGACGACCAAGCGCTGTCCGGGAGTTGCTCCTGGCTGACCCGCGTCACCGGCTCGATCCACTCCCTTGGCGCACGCTCGCGTTCGCTGAAGCGCGGCGGCTCGCGCCAGGCACTCAGCGTGGCAAGGCGGCGTTCGTCCGCCACATTGGGATCCCACCCGGCACACATTGCATCACCATCCGCCTTCCGACCCTATGGCGGCATCTTCCCGGGAGTGACTCGCCGTGCGTGCCGGCGACAATGCACTGCCGTCCGACACGCCCCGGCGCTCTCAGTCGCGCACCGGCATGGCAGAGGCCCACTCCTTCCGGGAGGCCGGCTCGCCGTCAATCGCTTCGTGTATCGTCCGTGAGTTACCCAGTGTCTGGAGCAACGACTTGGGACCTTCGAACGGTCGCCCGCCGATATGCCAGCCGTCCGGGTGCAACTCCTCGATCAGAACCCAGACCACCTCACGGAAGGCTTCCGACCCTTCAAAACGGACCATCACGTCCGAGAGGGCCTTGGCCATCTCGTGCTTCTCTTGCGAGGAAAAAACGCCTTCGACCAGTTTGACGTTAACGAATGGCATGGTTCGATTCCTCCAGCGTTATCAGAAGACGACGTTCAAACGGCATCGTCCATGACGATCGCTTCCATCGAGTGTCGGGGCTTGCGTGGTCTGCAACGACTCGGCTCAGGGGCAAATTGATCGCCGCTGTGCAGATGGCCCGAGCTGACGCGTCCATGGCGTCTCCCACACCCTTGGAGGCCGTTGTAGACCAAGCGGATGAAGAATGCCGGGGATGAGCGAGCCGCCCCACTTCGCGTCATAGGCCGCAGTGGGCTTCGCCGCGATAACTGCATCCAGGCTCTTGCCCTCCCCTATCGATCGGGTAGGTGGCCGTGCGCGGGTGGGCGATGATTTGCGCACCCGCGTCATGCAGCCAGGCGTTGCCATCGGAATGATCCCAGTGCCAGTGGGTGTCGACGACATGCTTGGCGGCCGCGGGTCCCAAGTCTGCCAGTGCGCGCGACAACCAGTCCTTCGACACCGCAATGCCGGCATCGACCTTCGATCACCGCGATCACGCCGCGCAAGGGGATCACCCTGGTGTCCGACCGCTCTGCTTCGGTGTTGATCCTGTCGACATGGCGAGCAGCAAACCGGAGGCCGCGAGGACCGCCTTCGAACGGAAACGGAGAGGTGCGCAGACATACCGTCGGTCCTCAGGATCGGATGAACGCGAGCAGGTCGTTGTTGAGACGATCGCGGTGGGTGTCCGTGAGTCCGTGCGGGGCGCCTTCGTACACGAGCAGCTTGTTGTCCTTGATCAGCTTCGTGCCCTGGCGCGCGGACGCGACGATCGGAACGACCTGGTCGGCGTCGCCGTGCACGATCAGCGTGGGGATATCGAATTTCTTGAGGTCTTCAGTGAGATCGGTCTCGGAGAACACCTTGATGCACTCGTACGTGGCCTTGT
Proteins encoded in this window:
- a CDS encoding NAD(P)/FAD-dependent oxidoreductase → MHYDVVIVGGSYAGMAAALQLVRARRSVLVIDAGERRNRFASHSHGFLGQDGVPAGEIAANARRQLEAYPTLTWLEARVEAVTGQVDEFTVRTPDGGSHQGRRMLLATGVTDHLPAVAGLAERWGKTVFHCPYCHGYEIGQGHIGIVGASPMSIHQAELLTDWGDVTLLVNGAVHLSQDARFALGRRGVAIEEATIDRIEGNADVVMADGRRLSFTGLFTATRTSPSSSLAEAMGCALEETPMGIQVRTDPESKTSVTGVFACGDVARAPHSVSLAVGNGAMAGAQVHRSLLWPEALAPVRPQKEISQ
- a CDS encoding Rrf2 family transcriptional regulator; this translates as MKRDSRLSSVLHALLHMAEQEGPVTSETLAQCLGTNPVVVRRTMGYLREAGIVTSDRGHAGGWRIHADLGTVTLRQLHEALGEPTMFAIGNRNETPECLVEQAVNAALEGTFAEAEALLLNRFSEITLADLAADFARRHTAVRRKRN
- a CDS encoding tautomerase family protein, which encodes MPFVNVKLVEGVFSSQEKHEMAKALSDVMVRFEGSEAFREVVWVLIEELHPDGWHIGGRPFEGPKSLLQTLGNSRTIHEAIDGEPASRKEWASAMPVRD